The Candidatus Babeliales bacterium DNA segment GGTATGATAACATACCAGTTCTTTCGTGGTTGCTTTTGTGTGGAAAGTGTCGCAATTGCACACAAACAATTTCTTTTTTGTATCCATCTATTGAAATTCTCACCGCTGTTTCACTCTCACTTTTATATAATTATATTCCTCATTATTATTTCTTCGGCTACTTCATATTTTTTTCTGCATTAATCGTCACTATCAGGTCTGATATAGAAACAATGCTGATTTCCCGCTATGCAACAATATTTCTTGTTCCATGTGGTCTTTTTATGAGTGCGTATGGCCTATTGCCATTATCATTACGAGAAAGCATTTGTGGTGCCATTTTTGGATATTGTTTTTTATTTATCATCAACAGTATTTTTAAATATCTGCGTAATATAGACGGTATTGGAGAAGGTGATTTTGATCTTCTTTTGTTCATAGGATCATTTACCGGAATAATAGGTTGTTGGATAAGTATTACCATTGGTTCTATTCTTGGTTCTTTCTATGGAATAATCAGTCTCCTTTGTGCACAACAGAAAAAAGACCTTACACATGCTAAAATTCCTTTTGGTCCATTTCTTGCAATTGGAGCTCTTGTCTTTACATTCATTCAAAAACAAATTTTTTATTATTTGCTCATACATTAGCCATCACCTTTTTTTCAACTTTTTCTTGCATAAAAAACAAGTTATTACTAATTTTGGATAGTAATCATTCTAAAAAAAGGAGTCTAAATGATGTTAACGGCAAAAAAACTGCTGCACCTCTTATTATGCACACAGATAATAACAACATACAACTATAC contains these protein-coding regions:
- a CDS encoding prepilin peptidase, which produces MCWGSFLNVLAYRLILGQSIVKPRSSCPKCKKFIAWYDNIPVLSWLLLCGKCRNCTQTISFLYPSIEILTAVSLSLLYNYIPHYYFFGYFIFFSALIVTIRSDIETMLISRYATIFLVPCGLFMSAYGLLPLSLRESICGAIFGYCFLFIINSIFKYLRNIDGIGEGDFDLLLFIGSFTGIIGCWISITIGSILGSFYGIISLLCAQQKKDLTHAKIPFGPFLAIGALVFTFIQKQIFYYLLIH